The segment CGCCGAGGCCAACAGTTTAGTAAACCGAAAAGTTCTTTCACAATCGCTGTTAGCCGTGACTCCAGACGTTCCTGATTCGTCAACAGCGGCGTCGACGAAACTGGTCAAGGAATTAGCGGGATTGTTAACCGGTCTTCAACAAACGATTGAACATCTCAGTAAACCTCAAACAGCCGTCTCACCGCGATCGCTCAACGTTTCGGGAGCATCCAATTGGAATCAGTCGGGTCGCAATAGGAGGACGACGGAAGGACGTTTTATTTGCGGTTTTTGTTCAAGAGCGGGACATACGGATTCACGTTGCTTCAAAAACCCATCTTCCTCCTATTATCGAGGACAGGATTTCcgatttcaacaaaacaatagacaAGAACAACCAGTTAACAATAATCAGCAGGGACTTTCAGGCCCACGAAACAATGTACAACACCGACCAGTtaataatattcaaacgaTGCCGTCTGGAGACACGCAAAattgttcaacttttccagttcatcacatcgattttccttttccggATCACTATCTTCAACAAGAGACCGATGGTGATCTTGTTTCACCAACGGTTCCGCAACCTAACACCTGCCATCACCAGGAGGACAACGGAGCTTGGAGGTCAGATACGTCCCACTTAATTAAAGAAATTGTAACGTGTGGGCCAGTGACTACCAATGCGGTGGTTGATACTGGTGCAGCGATTAGCGTTATGTCTCCAACACTTTTACATCGTACTGGCTACCTTCTTCAAGAATGGCACGGACCGGCCATTGTCCTAGCAAATGGAACTCGTGCTGTGCCACTAGGAGGGGCACAGATTTCCATCACATATCGCAATAAAACGGCTTCAGGAACAGCAGTAGTGTTGCCCATGAATGAGATTGAGTTTTTAATGGGAAACGACTTTTTGCGACAATTTGGTCACCTTCATGTGGATTACACTGGCGAACAAGCACACGTTATTTTGGGGGACCTGCCATCTTTTGCGTTGAACTTCCCGGAACCACCCGTTCGACACACTAAACTTTGGTCGCTGGAAGAGTGTATAATTCCGGCATTTTCGGTCGTACCGGTTCTTACGACCTTGGACACTCAGTTTCCCGgggtttttctgtttactcCGTCGGAAAAGTTGCTTTCAACTAAATCACTGTCAGTGGGTCATGCAGTGCTGTCTAACACAACACGATCGCTCCCAGTGACCAATCTGTCGGCCATTCCGGTCTGGTTAAACAAACATTCTACTCTAGGGACTCTCCAACCTTATACGGACGACGTGGTAGTTTGTGATCTCCCTGACTCGTTCGATGGAGTGAACCAAGTCGTTTCAAATGATACCCTaccgtcaaaaaaaaacatgtcagaAACCAGCCTCGAAACCAACATTAACCCTGACTTGAGCCCGCAACAAAAACTCTCTCTGATGGCTCTACTACAAAGTTATCGGCAAACGTTTGCATCATCAGATACGGATATCGGTTACTGTACCATGGCAGAACATCCAATAAATCTGAAAGAAGGTACAACTCCAGTGTGTCAACGTCCATATCCTAGTGCGTGGAAAGCCCGAAAAATAGTTCAAACTTTATCCGAAGATATGTTAAAAGCAGGCATTATCGAACGATCCGATAGTCCATGGGGTGCTCCGGTGgtgctcattaaaaaaaaagatgggtcaTGGCGATTTTGTGTGGACTACCGCGGTTTAAATGAGGTCACAATTAGGGATGTGTACCCGTTACCACGCATTTCGGATATTTTAAGCAAGCTGGAAGGCGCcgaatatttttcaataatggATCTCCAGTCGGGGTATCATCAGCTTCCTTTGCGTAAAGAAGATCGAGAAAAAACAGCCTTCATTACAGCGGATGGACTATATCACTTCAAGGTACTGCCCTTTGGTCTCTCAAATGGTCCTAGTTcatttcaacgagcaatggaCATTATATTGGGCGGTCTTCGATGGTCGTCATGTTTGGtatatttggatgatgtggtGGTATACGCCCCTACCTTTGAAACCCATCTACTTCGCCTTATTTCGGTTCTGTCCTGCCTAGACAAAGCGGGTTTAAAATTGAAAGGATCTAAATGTCAGTTCGCTATGACTACGCTTAAAGTTTTAGGACACATAGTGTCAAAACAAGGCATTGCCCCCGACCCGGACAAAATAGTAGCGGTTCGGGATTTTCCGGAATGTAATCAAGGAAAAACTACAAGTACCAAAATCAAACAGATACAAAGCTTTTTGGGATTATGCTCATACTACCGACGACATATAGCAGGATTTGCAAAAATCGCTCAGCCTTTGACGGCTCTGACTAAGAAAGGGGCGACATTTCTCTGGGGAGATGAACAACGAAACAGCTTTACGGTTCTCAAAAAAGCATTGACATCAGCACCCATATTGGCACATCCAGACTACGAATCCCCAATGATGATAATGTCAGATGCGTGCGGCTATGGCATCGGAGCTGTTTTGTCACAATcaaaggagggaaaagaatttcCCTTGGCGTATGCCAGTCGGCTACTCTCAAAAGCCGAACTAAACTACTCCATTACAGAAAAAGAGTGCTTAGCGCTTATCTGGGCCTTGCAGAAATTCCGAGGATTCATATGGGGGTGTAAGATCATTATCATCACGGACCACGAAGCCCTTTGCTGGTTACGCACGAAGAAAGATTTGGCCGGTCGATTGGCACGTTGGAGCCTTTGTCTGTTAGAATATGAAGTAGAAATTCGATACCGCAGTGGGAAATTACACACCAATGCAGACTGCCTCTCACGTTTTCCGCTCAATTCCGAGGACACAAACGACGAAGAAAGATGCGTTACAATTGGAACTCTTAGTTACGCAAACAACGAATCATTCACGAACAAAGACTGGGACGAGTTGACTGCTAAACAACGGGACAATCATTTGTGGAGATCGATCATTACAAAACTGGAGAATAACCGATCGGCGGGTAGACgattttgcttgaaaaatgggaaactattcaaaattaaacactGTTGGGGTCAGACATATCTTCGCTTGTGCGTTCCTCCAGAATACACGCATATCGTTCTGACTAAATACCATGACGACCCTACAGCTGGACATTTGGGGATTCACAAAACTCTTGCAAAAATTGGACAACGCTTTCATTGGCCCGGGTTAGAAAAGGAGGTAGTGTCTTACGTTAAATCTTGTAAGCTTTGTCAATCCCGGAAAAGTCCAAAAATCAAGCCTGCAGGACTATTACAGTGCATTCGAGTGTCTCGCCCATTTCAAAATGTGGGGATTGATCTACTGGGGCCGTTCACGATATCCCACGGCGGGAATAAAATGATCATTGTAGCGGTTGATTACCTCACTAAATGGGTCGAACTTTCACCATTGCCCTCAGGGAAGGCGGATGTAGTATCAAAATTCTTGGTGGAACACATTGTGTTACGTCACGGAATGCCGGAAAAACTCATATCAGATCGAGGAAAGTGTTTTATGGCTGATATCACACAAACCGTTCTACGTACCTTAGGGATTCAACACAAAACGACATCTAGCTACCATCCACAATCAAACGGCCAGGTTGAAAGGATGAACCACACATTGGCAACCATGATTTCTATGTATATTTCCGAAGACCAAAAAGACTGGGATGCACAACTAAAacacatttgttttgcatataACACTTCACGACAAGATTCTACTgggttttccccattttttctgcTATATGGGCGAGAGCCAGTACTCCCAATCGATTTGCTAGTAGGTACATGCCCGCAGGCCTGGGTACCGGAATCACAGGAAGTGTTACCATACGCTGAACAATTATTGTTGAACCTTCAAAATGCTCGACACATAGTTCGGCGGCGGATACAACacgtacaagaaaaacagaagaaagggTATGATGCCCGACATAACGACATCACCTTCCAAAAAGGTGATTTAGTTCTAATTTACAAGCCTATccgaaaaaatggaagatcaGAAAAATTACTCCATCGCTGGATTGGTCCTTACATTGTGCTACGGCAAACAACCCCGGTAAACTATGAAGTGCAGCTACAACATAGCAAAAAAAACGGATATTGTACATGTAGTGTGCATGAAAATGTTCGTCGAACGTATCGTCGAGTCAGATCCACGCACTCTCTCCGCGTCGTACAAACTACCTCTACCAGATCAAGAGGTGACGGAACACAGACAACTACATTCCCTGCCTCCGCAATCGCGCTCGTTAGATGTTGCTCCCGAAGCTACTGTTGAAGTTGCAGAAGCTAGGACGTCCCAACCGCCAATTCCAATAACCGAGCAATCGACAATAAACAACCGAGGCAACCCAATTGACTTGCCCCCACGTATTCGGCGCAAACCAAATTTTTTCATGGCCGGACTCATCTATCTTTTGTTACTAGGGTTTGGTAACGCGCTGCCGTCGAAAGACGGCATTATCATCCGGGATACGGCAATCTTTAAAGAACAGCCCAGCATTTCTATCAGCGAATCTTCCTGGACGGTAGTTACGGACGTCCTGCTCCATGACGCCGAAACATCAATTGCAGCAGTAGAAGACCATCTGGCGAAACTTTCTCGAGTAGCACACGCTCATCACATGGATGgcatcaaatttgaaaaagacgaCGTGCGTACAGCATGGAGGGACACCACCAGCTTTATGGCGGCCAATAAAATTGATAACCAAGTACGATTAATGGGGCGGACATTGAATGATTCTAAGACTCGCCTGGCAACATGTGCTCTCACATTATCGGGGGCACGGCGGCCAAAACGGGGTATCCTGGACCTGGGAGGTACTACGTTAAAATGGCTATTCGGAGTATCGACTCAAGCAGATCTCCAAGACCTCAATTCTCGCATCGAAGCTTTGTCGAAATCGGATAAAACCGTAATACACCTGCTGGATCAACATGCGTCAATTATCAACGAGACTCTACAAATCACACGATCCAACTTGGCCCTTTTGACAGAGCTACAAAATCAGTCGGAGATTTTAACACAAAGAGTAGATTACATCATGGACTACATTAAGTCTTATGAATTGATTCATGTACAACAAACGCAATACTTCGTAGAATTAGACGCGACATTTAAAACCATGGAACACATTTTAGGGTGGCTACAGCAACAAATTGAGTCATGGGAAATCGGGTTATCTGCCTTGGCCAATGGACGACTCTCGCCACAAATGTTATCACCAACAATGCTTCAAAAGGTAATAGCGGACATCAATATTAATCTCCCATTGGGCTGGGCGATTCCATCCGAAGATTTATGGGTTATCTATCGCGAAGCACGAGTGTCAGTTGCAGTCATTAATAATCATTTTCGCCTGTTCATTGATATTCCTATCTATGACCATGCTCAACACTTCAATCTGTTTCAGATCATTTCCCTtcccaaaccaacaaaaaacggTTCACACGGGGTGCGTTTTACCAACATTCCGGATTTTTTGGCGGTTGCGCCAGATCTCGATACATTCATCGAACTTTCCagtatagaaattttaaattgccGTCAACTTAACAAACAACTTTGCGCTTTCCATACTGGATTCTCCAAACGGGGGGCTCGTACATCCTGTGCTGTTGCCTTATTTACGAATGACGTGTCACAAATTGGTTCTTACTGTCAAACCCAATTTGTACAGTGGAATGGCCCAGAAGTGGCATATTTAGGCCAAAACCAATGGGCCTTTTCGGCCGTAAACCCTCATAGTGTGGTGTTCTCCTGCCCACCGGATAACAAACGACCTCCCCCGCAAAGATTACAGTTACCTCCTATTGGATACTTCGAGGTTCCCTCGGGTTGCACTGCCAGAACCGATCACTGGATTTTTCCAGCCAGTTTGGAAGGTTCCACGGTGTCCACAGCTATCGCACTCCAAATTCCGAACTTACCAGACTTTCGTCCCAATATCACGTATAATAAAGCCGCAACCGTAATCCCATTCCCGGTTACCAACACCTCTCATTTAACTCGCATGAGTGAATTATTGTTACAACAGGCAGCTGTAGAAGTGAAAGCATCGATGACGCAGGACCAGATTGTGCGTTTGCTGGACTCTTCCAGTCCAACGGTCACCCATCAATGCGCTTACCCGTATGAATGGGTGGTAGCGTTTACTCTCTTAACCCTTGGGTTAGGTGGGCTTACTGTGTTCACGCTGCTCCTGTCCCGACGGATGATGAATCATCTTCGCCAAAACAACGGAGTTTACGAAATCGCCGATTATCATCCCGTACGGCCCTCTGGACCGCCGACGCTGGAGGAAGACAACTGATTCTTTCGTGTTGAATTGGCCCATCGGGTCGATGGCCTCTTCGTGGGGGGATCTGTCACGTGGAATCGAAGGACACACACGTGTTAATGGATTTCACGTGCAACTCTTCTCTCGTCTTGAActgtaaggtcaagtagagttatctacttgaccatCTTAACTACTCCTTCCGTATACACTTTCTACTTTACCCTAGAAAAAGGGTTAGAACGTCGTAGCGGTCATCTAGGTGTTATCTAGATGACCATCTTTTCCTAGATTCTTCCGGCGTCACCCGTAACAGGGTGATCCTTGCCTTTAAATACCCCGAGCCTAAGTAGGTTCGGGGTTCAGTCTTCTTCAGAAAGTGTCTTAGATTGTTCCTTCGAAATACACCCCGTTCTCCTCTAATTACTGTCTCAAGTGTTCTTACCCTCTTACATCGGCTTCCCCGCAGTTCCCCGTCAcaatatgaaataaatgtgtgtgcgaaacgaaaccattactagcgcgccagtacgctacagcgctagcgtgaaacatcaaacttctttgattattcaacgtttgcatatgtattttatgtatatacttgcatgcatatgcatatgtattatacctgaacatgtagactcaatctttaacgcataacccaaaaggtaactaacgttcaaaaaatcctttgtggaatattcatggtgacaactgaatggattgtaattacgaacaaccattatcaactagacttgataagtcctgggaatgtggcataaggtcattgttttccaaagcggaaatttagaaaccgtgattgtttaagtattatggcccaacagacgcgatgagctgcatgcagggctacttatacgtttggatatgaatgcaaaaaataaataatgacaaacctacattagctttaacttactttcccttcacaactagaatagcaccaagccaatgcatgaatgcactagtgccaaaatcggccgcaaggtgatatggagtattcttgcatgtcattaacggtgcgtgatgccacgccctaattcgtgagtgctacataataattgaaaattttaaagatttactcaagtgttttgtttataattaccttggatgttgtttatcactattttctgaatacagttcatttattacattgtgcaatagtttcactgaatttaaatgagaattagtttaagacggaaaatgcccgctagcgttatcaacatggtttggggtcgtcattcacggtatataatagttgcgtgaacatctttaacgtagcggcacttgaacaatgactgggtatggtaccctcccaatgttgggaactagtaccaagagtctgtaagcaattacaactcgaaacgtcaagcgttggtatgatgatgatggcacccacaatgattggtccaccaatcattggcccccattccaatgcagaactgaatagagatgtaagagctatcagctgatgcgagatggggatcatatagtacagcaatatgatctccatcggggcaggtctggaggatactagtatgtcagtcaagtgcttagcgcaacctttttggctattttttcaataattaaaataaaaactgtcaaaccgaaactcctatctctgccgaatatttaagcatttccttaacatataaaaatctaagggcgaaatgaggaaatagccattagcTGTTGTTGTAGTTTGCTTCATTTAGGCACACAATTACACAGGGACATTACACAAAACACCGACATACAAAATATCAAATGACATAATACATACACATAATACTATATACAACAATACaatcgcgaagggaagccagctttccagcaaagctccttcttaaGGACTTACACGAGGGCGGCCAGCCAAcggcagagccccctcttTACGTCCTGTCGGACgtcgggccaaatcccgagtCCCAGACTGAATAAAACAGAGGCCAGAGGTCGACTAGGTTCGACATGACCTCTAGGGGTGGAAGGGTGACAAACATGGTTATGACGTCAAACACAAGATGGCAGCACAAATCAAAATACAACAGACGAAAGAGGGCAATAGTTGTAACAGTCGGCCTTTCCTGACTCGAAGTTTGCCAATGATACAAAAAtataacattttgaaaacttcGAAATCATACACGAAAAATTCGGGAAAAGTGTCCTCTTCAAGGTTCCCAAGGTGATCGCTAACAGGTTCTGTTGTTGAACGTTGCAACTCGATCACCTTCTGGACTTCTTTCGTCCGATGTCAGCAACTACTACTTCCAGACAGCATTCTCAAAGGGGTAGACCAAGATGGCGGCGCCAAGGCAAGTCGAAATTGTCTCCACGCACGCGGCACGCGGGTCCGATGTAGGCGACTTTGTAAAAGTCGTTCGATGGCCTGTTGagatccctcttctgacaccaaatgttacagtttcttcatttataCCAACAAACTGACacatttatacatacaaaacACATTATTCAAGACACGTACACGACACTATAACACAGACATTCAACAAAGCCATTCAACACAattcatacacacacatacaacaagGCATTCAACACAATTATACACACAATACTTACAACACATATACTAATTTACACTCAcgtcgcgaagggaagccagcaatccagcaaagctccttcttaaggactaacgcgagggcggccagccaacggcagagccccctcttaaCGTCCTGTCGGATctcgggccaaatcccgagtCCCAGAGTAAGTGAAAGAGAGGCCTGAGGTCGACTCCCGTTCGACCTGACCTCTATGGAAAAGGAAGTGAAGTAACAAAGTTGGGGacagatggcagcacttgGAACACATGACAGACAAAAGAGGGCAATAATTGCAACACTGTGTAAatgcaaactggaaaaaatatttacatttcattttgctatTCAATTAAATAGCGAaagataaatacattttaaacacaacaacttgTGGAAGTTAGTCCACAACTCAACAATGCTTGTGGACTAACGCAATGAATAAATGCGACTTTGTGCTAAGCGACTgtataaataaattcattgcAATTTTACGAAGAACCATGATATATTTCCCACAAAGGTCATAATGCACAAGTCTGTTCAGAAATTACGATGTTGTACGAACACTAATTAAAATCGCCTTCATCCGCTTTAtgtaataaaaactaaaaacacgTAGATTGAGTAACGACATAATAGCTGTATTCAATATTTCAGGTATAAACCAAATGCGTATGGGGCGACTAGTTATTGCATAAACACAATGCAGGGAAATactcattttggaacgagggcagccaataataaaacaagatctaattatttttaactattgaGCTTGACGGACAACGTATTTTTACGATTAATAATACCTGGGACGCTCAGTGTAATAGCTTGGTGCAGCATACggtgtggtgtagtactcgggggcCGTTGTAGTATAGTATTGGGGAGCCTCAGTGAAGTAAGATGGAGCTgcgtaagttgtggtgtagtattctgCTTTCTTGATGTAGTACTCCGAGGCTTTCGTCATGTAGTATTCAAcagccttggtggtgtagtattgcggagcctcGGTGTAATAAGCCGGGGCAGCGTAGGTAGTGGCGTAGTACTTGGGGGTTTCGGAATAGTAGCTCggagcagcatacgttgtggtgtagtattccggcgccttggtggtgtagtattgcggagcctcaGTCTGGTAATACTTGGGAGCTGCAGTGTAGTAAGCCGGGGCAGtgtacgttgtggtgtagtattcagcctTCTGTGTGTAATACTCCGGGGCTTTAgtcgtgtagtattcaggagcctttgtggtgtagtattcaggagctTCGGTGTAATAAACTGGAGCAGCATACGTGGTGGTGTATTGTGGCGCCTCAGTCGGGTAGTAGCTTGGGGCTGAGTAATACTTGgtagcttcggtgtagtaagctggagcggcgtatgttgtggtgtagtacttgGGAGGCTCGGTATAGTAGCTTGGCGCAGCATATGTTgtgtactcgggagcctttgtagtgtagtactgAGGAGCCTCACTGTAATAGGCTGGAGCGGCGTAAGTCGTGGTAtagtattcagcagccttcgtggtgtagtattgaggaGCCTCTGTGTGGTAAGACGGGgcagcataagttgtggtgtagtagctaggTTCCACGTAGTACGAAGGAGCAGTCGTTGGGTAGTAACTTAGAGCAGCGTAAGACTTCGGGGCTTCAGCGTAGTATGCAGGCTCAGCATAGTAAGACGGGGCAGCTACGGGgtagtatgttggagccacgtagtacttgggcgcctctgtcgtggtgtagtacgacACAGTTGTTGTGTAGCTCGGAGCTGAGTAATATTTTGaggcctcagtgtagtaagacgGAGAAGCGTAGGTTGTGGTGTAATACTCAGGGGCCTTTGTGGTATAGTAGGCgggagcttcggtgtagtagctttGAGTGGCGTACGTTGTTGTCTAATAATACACTGGCGCCtctgtgtaatagctcggtgCAGGGTAGTACTCGGGCTAATCTAGAAACAGGTGTCCAACTTGCCTGGACTGCCGGTTCAAATGCCACCCGATTCGGTATTGGTTGCAAGTACCAGTTAGATAACGACAGTGCAGTCCGCGCCAAGATCAATAACGCTTCCCAGCTTGGCCTTGGCTATCAGCAAAAACTCCGCCAGGGTACGTTGTAACTGAAAGTTAAATCATATTGAGgcttattctttttcgtattcAGGTGTTACCATTACCCTATCGTCAATGGTTGATCTGAAAAACTTCAACCAAGGAGGTCACAAAATTGGTATGGCGCTGGAATTGGAAGCCTAATTCAAG is part of the Daphnia carinata strain CSIRO-1 unplaced genomic scaffold, CSIRO_AGI_Dcar_HiC_V3 NW_026453039.1, whole genome shotgun sequence genome and harbors:
- the LOC130697196 gene encoding voltage-dependent anion-selective channel-like; the protein is NLETGVQLAWTAGSNATRFGIGCKYQLDNDSAVRAKINNASQLGLGYQQKLRQGVTITLSSMVDLKNFNQGGHKIGMALELEA